The following proteins are encoded in a genomic region of Alnus glutinosa chromosome 8, dhAlnGlut1.1, whole genome shotgun sequence:
- the LOC133875156 gene encoding proline--tRNA ligase, cytoplasmic yields the protein MASGESKQKSKANAGGGESKQKSKANASGGAKKKEVKKETGLGLTNCKDENFGEWYSEVVVNAELIEYYDISGCYILRPWAMSIWEIMQVFFDAEIKKMSIQNCYFPLFVSPGVLQKEKDHVEGFAPEVAWVTKSGESDLEVPIAIRPTSETVMYPYYSKWIRGHRDLPLKLNQWCNVVRWEFSNPTPFIRSREFLWQEGHTAFATKAEADTEVLEILELYRRIYEEFLAIPVIKGRKSEHEKFAGGLYTTSVEAFIPNNGRGIQGATSHCLGQNFAKMFEINFENEKGEKGMVWQNSWAYSTRTIGVMVMVHGDDKGLVLPPKVASYQVIVIPVPYKDADTKGIFDACAAAVDTLSKAGIRAKADFRDNYSPGWKYSHWEMKGVPLRIEIGPKDLANSQVRAVRRDNSAKTDIPSAKLVEQVQEMLDNIQQSLFDIAKEKRDACVQIVKTWDEFVEALNQRKLILAPWCDEEEVERDVKARTKGEVGAAKSLCSPFDQLELPEGTKCFASGKPAKKWTYWGRSY from the exons ATGGCAAGTGGTGagtcaaaacaaaaatctaaagCTAATGCCGGCGGTGGTGagtcaaaacaaaaatctaaagCTAATGCCAGCGGTG GGGCCAAAAAGAAGGAGGTGAAGAAGGAGACTGGTTTGGGTCTAACCAATTGCAAGGATGAGAATTTTGGGGAATGGTATTCTGAG GTAGTTGTCAATGCAGAATTGATTGAGTACTATGATATCTCTGGCTGTTATATTCTGAGACCATGGGCAATGTCGATATGGGAGATCATGCAA GTGTTCTTCGATgctgaaataaagaaaatgagcaTTCAGAACTGCTACTTCCCACTTTTTGTTTCTCCTGGCGTGTTGCAGAAGGAGAAAGATCACGTTGAGGGTTTTGCTCCTGAG GTCGCATGGGTGACAAAATCTGGGGAGTCTGATTTGGAAGTGCCTATTGCAATTCGCCCAACAAGTGAGACTGTCATGTATCCTTACTATTCCAAGTGGATAAGGGGACACCGGGACTTGCCTTTGAAACTTAATCAGTGGTGCAATGTTGTTCGATGGGAGTTCAGCAATCCCACACCATTTATCAG GAGTCGTGAGTTTCTTTGGCAGGAAGGGCATACTGCTTTTGCAACAAAAGCAGAGGCAGATACGGAG GTTCTAGAGATTTTGGAGCTTTACAGACGTATTTATGAAGAATTCTTGGCTATTCCTGTTATAAAGGGAAGGAAGAGTGAGCATGAGAAGTTTGCTGGTGGCTTATACACAACTAGTGTTGAG GCATTTATTCCAAACAATGGCCGTGGTATACAAGGTGCAACTTCGCATTGTTTGGGtcaaaattttgcaaaaatgttTGAGATCAACTTTGAAAATGAGAAGGGAGAGAAGGGTATGGTCTGGCAGAACTCATGGGCCTATAGCACGCGAACG ATTGGTGTGATGGTCATGGTCCATGGTGATGATAAAGGCTTGGTTCTGCCACCTAAAGTAGCATCTTACCAGGTTATTGTTATTCCTGTTCCATACAAAGATGCTGATACTAAGGGAATTTTTGATGCCTGTGCTGCCGCTGTGGATACCTTGTCTAAGGCAGGTATTCGTGCTAAGGCAGATTTTAGGGATAACTATTCCCCTGGTTGGAAGTACTCACACTGGGAAATGAAAGGGGTTCCTTTAAGGATTGAAATTGGGCCAAAAGACTTGGCAAATAGTCAG GTCCGTGCTGTTCGCCGTGACAACTCAGCAAAAACAGACATCCCTAGCGCCAAGTTGGTTGAGCAAGTACAAGAAATGCTGGATAATATTCAACAAAGCTTGTTTGATATTGCGAAAGAAAAACGAGATGCTTGTGTTCAGATTGTAAAAACTTGGGATGAATTTGTGGAAGCGCTTAACCAAAGGAAATTGATCTTAGCTCCTTGGTGTGATGAGGAG GAGGTGGAGAGAGATGTGAAAGCAAGGACAAAAGGTGAGGTGGGAGCAGCTAAGAGTCTTTGTTCCCCATTTGACCAGCTGGAGCTCCCAGAAG GTACTAAATGCTTTGCTTCGGGAAAGCCTGCAAAAAAGTGGACCTACTGGGGCAGGAGTTACTAG
- the LOC133874887 gene encoding uncharacterized protein LOC133874887 codes for MKAMPFCSSRGVPVIDSPPWRTKARTEHSASYSPLLIQSMATQKPLPAASKTVGSRKNTTVFPLGEKGPRSSPLTTSPPIKLLTRVEQLKLLTKAEKAGLLSAAEKSGLSLSTIEKLGLLSKAEEFGVLSAATDPGTPGGLLSLSLVLLLLGPFCVYLVPEEYPWQIALQVVVALLSVVAGSAAFAASNFVSNLQKSN; via the exons ATGAAGGCCATGCCATTCTGCAGCAGCAGGGGAGTCCCTGTCATCGACTCTCCTCCTTGGAGAACCAAAGCAAGAACAGAGCACTCTGCCTCTTATTCACCTCTTCTTATCCAATCAATGGCTACCCAGAAGCCTTTGCCAGCAGCTTCCAAAACAGTTGGGTCTAGAAAG AATACAACCGTTTTCCCCCTCGGAGAGAAAGGCCCTCGGAGTAGCCCCTTGACAACTTCACCGCCAATAAAGCTACTAACAAGGGTGGAGCAGCTGAAACTGCTGACTAAAGCTGAGAAAGCCGGTTTGCTGTCGGCGGCGGAGAAGTCCGGGCTCTCTCTGTCGACGATAGAGAAACTGGGACTCCTCTCCAAGGCGGAGGAGTTCGGAGTCCTTTCTGCGGCAACAGACCCAGGAACCCCAGGGGGTTTGCTGAGCCTGAGCTTGGTTCTGCTGCTTTTGGGTCCCTTTTGTGTTTACCTCGTCCCTGAGGAGTACCCCTGGCAGATAGCATTGCAGGTTGTGGTTGCTTTGCTCTCTGTGGTTGCTGGTTCTGCAGCTTTTGCTGCTTCAAATTTTGTATCTAACTTGCAGAAATCCAACTGA
- the LOC133874886 gene encoding nuclear transport factor 2, whose product MAMQEASPAPAPTAQVVGNAFVEQYYHILHQSPELVHRFYQDSSLLSRPDANGNMATVTTMEAINEKILDFNYEDYAAEIKTADAQESYEKGVIVLVTGCLTGKDNLRRKFTQTFFLAPQDKGYFVLNDVFRYIEENEQLQTNPVSVNGINETVSAAAVTPEPEPAHAPEHPAVDPATSFEGEDLNDVAEVCDPSDNEEGSVVEDEVIEPSTDAGQNEVLTEVDSTGVASAPAAEDDAPKKSYASIVKVMKGTTSNSVHVPTRNFRVAPTNPEQWSQVSAKPAPAPEASAPTSDIAPESSNVPEEAEGYSIYVRNLPYNAAVAQLEEEFKKFGPIKLGGIQVRSNKAGFTFGFVEFEAITSMQLALEASPITIGDRQAVVEEKRTTTRVSSSGRGRYSSGRGGFRSDSFKGRGNFGGSRGYGRSEFRNQGEFSGRPRGSSGRNGEGHQRVNQNGSGRGGRQGGVNRSPTAA is encoded by the exons ATGGCAATGCAGGAAGCAAGTCCTGCCCCTGCTCCCACTGCCCAAGTTGTTGGGAATGCCTTTGTGGAGCAATACTACCATATTCTTCACCAATCCCCTGAATTGGTGCATAGATTTTATCAGGATTCAAGTTTGCTAAGCCGGCCAGATGCCAATGGTAATATGGCAACAGTGACAACCATGGAA GCAATTAATGAGAAGATATTGGATTTCAACTATGAGGACTATGCTGCGGAGATAAAAACTGCAGATGCTCAGGAGTCTTATGAGAAAGGGGTGATTGTTTTAGTGACTGGATGTTTAACTGGAAAGGACAATCTGAGGAGGAAATTCACGCAAACATTTTTTCTTGCTCCCCAAGACAAAGGCTACTTTGTCTTAAATGATGTCTTTAGGTACATTGAGGAAAATGAACAGTTGCAAACCAACCCTGTCTCAGTCAACGGCATTAATGAAACCGTTTCTGCAGCTGCCGTGACACCAGAACCAG AGCCTGCTCATGCTCCCGAACATCCTGCTGTGGACCCTGCTACTTCCTTTGAGGGGGAGGATCTTAATGATGTTGCTGAAGTTTGTGATCCTTCAGATAATGAGGAAGGCTCAGTTGTTGAAGATGAGGTTATTGAACCCTCAACTGATGCCGGTCAGAATGAAGTTCTTACAGAGGTTGATTCTACAGGTGTTGCTTCAGCTCCTGCAGCTGAGGATGATGCTCCAAAAAAGTCCTATGCATCCATT GTGAAGGTAATGAAGGGTACAACATCTAATTCAGTCCATGTTCCTACCAGAAATTTTAGGGTGGCACCCACAAACCCCGAACAGTGGTCACAGGTTTCTGCAAAACCTGCTCCTGCACCTGAGGCATCTGCTCCTACTAGTGACATTGCGCCCGAAAGCAGCAATGTTCCTGAGGAAG CTGAAGGTTACTCCATATATGTACGGAATTTACCTTACAATGCAGCAGTTGCACAACTTGAGGaggaatttaaaaaatttgggccTATTAAGCTTGGTGGCATCCAAGTTAGAAGTAATAAg GCGGGATTCACTTTTGGCTTTGTTGAATTTGAAGCAATCACTTCAATGCAACTTGCACTTGAG gCTTCGCCAATCACAATTGGGGATCGTCAGGCTGTTGTCGAGGAAAAGAGAACTACTACCCGAG TTAGCAGCAGTGGGAGAGGGAGGTATTCTTCGGGAAGAGGTGGGTTCCGGAGTGACAGTTTCAAGGGCCGTGGGAACTTTGGTGGCAGCCGGGGTTATGGCAGGAGTGAATTCAGAAACCAGGGTGAGTTTTCAGGGCGACCCAGGGGTTCAAGTGGACGCAATGGAGAGGGTCATCAGCGGGTTAACCAGAATGGCAGTGGGAGGGGTGGGCGTCAAGGTGGAGTGAACCGTAGCCCCACTGCTGCTTGA